The Capsicum annuum cultivar UCD-10X-F1 chromosome 1, UCD10Xv1.1, whole genome shotgun sequence sequence CCACAGTAGCTAGAACGGACGTTTGTACAGTAGAGATGGCTCTTTTTGCTAGGCTATCGGCTAGTCGGTTCTGCTCACTGTAGACATGGGTCAAATTGGTCTATCCAGTAGCCGGAGGAGGTACCTGCAATCAGCCAACAAAGAGGAGAAGTTAGTATCTATGTCTGGACTATTTAAAATGGTGGACAAATGCTCTGCATCCATGTTTATTTCTAGAGGTTTGAGACCATACTTCACAGCCAGTTGCAGACCCAGAAACAGAGCTTGAATTTCAAGTTGCATTATATCTTTTATAGCTATTCGAGAAAAGAAACCCAATATCCAGTCCCCCGAGCTATTGTGGAAAACTCCACCCAACCCTTCTATTTGGAGGTTGGAGAAGATGGTAGCATCAGTGTTAAGCATTAGACAACCCGGCACAGGAGGATTCCATTTAACATACAAGTTAAAGTAGTTAGTGTTGTTGTTTGTATCTTGAGAGTTTTTAGGTGTGAATTATTATAACCACAAGGGTTAgtgtggtggttcagcacctcaccccttaagcaaAAGGTTGGGGGTTCGATTCCCACCTCTGGTGAATGGAAAAAACTCTAtggccagttccctaccgcttagtgcgctgacagtaggaacggaggattagtctcacggctgtcggttgtggggataccttggaaaacaaaaaaaaaagtgaattattgtaattattttttttttttaccaaaagtAAATAAGAGATAAAAGTTGAAAAGATACTAGTActggatataattttttttattttatttagtttaagAGATCATATTTTATTCCAATTATGCAGTAAAAATAGGATAGAGTTTTACTATAATTAGAAATCAATTCTAGTTAGCCTTAATTATTTGAGGTATAAAATGTtgtttaaatattaataaaaatggaattaagATATGAAgtccaacatttttttttttagaaaaataaataaaataggctAATCTAAAATGTGGATGGTCAAAATCTACTTGTCATgatttgtattaatttatttatttttttcaaaaaaaatcaataaaagttcatcAAGTAAGtttcccaaaaaaaaaaggaaaaaacaattgTAAGGAGGGGAGGCAAGTTGCGGATTAAT is a genomic window containing:
- the LOC107854107 gene encoding uncharacterized protein LOC107854107, with amino-acid sequence MLNTDATIFSNLQIEGLGGVFHNSSGDWILGFFSRIAIKDIMQLEIQALFLGLQLAVKYGLKPLEINMDAEHLSTILNSPDIDTNFSSLLADCSEQNRLADSLAKRAISTVQTSVLATVDPVMETTMFWTPLQDLLIILGADKRGDFVTRRVKTLRYLPPSTSVNIPTSMVFSVNGWSVNNAQYADTMVAVLPNDSL